One region of Trachemys scripta elegans isolate TJP31775 chromosome 8, CAS_Tse_1.0, whole genome shotgun sequence genomic DNA includes:
- the LOC117882027 gene encoding LOW QUALITY PROTEIN: protocadherin beta-16-like (The sequence of the model RefSeq protein was modified relative to this genomic sequence to represent the inferred CDS: inserted 2 bases in 1 codon), protein MGIRNSEKGLTRQVLSLILFLRVPEVRTETLRYAVTEETGSGSFVTNIAKDLGLKAEKLSARQARIISEGKKQYFQLDRSTGDLFIQEKIDREELCGQIDPCLVHFEILLHSPLQSYRAEVSVYYINDHSPVFLNNEIILKISESTIPGNRFLLESAQDLDVSNHSLQNYSISSNDYFQIYTRDRSDGRKYAELVLDKPLDREEKPEISFTLIAIDGGSPPRSGTARIRVMVLDINDNNPVFSRLLYKVQILENTPEDYLLATVSATDLDEGINGEISYSIIQNSEENRQTFKINPITGEIRLKRPLDFEDRENYEIDIQGMDGGGLSAHCKVLVELLDMNDNAPEVTITSLTSPIPENSQQGRVMALFSVRDRDSGDNGKTVCSIEDELPFTVRKVSKNSYSLVTESALDRERLSEYNITITAQDLGSPSLATAVTITEXISDINDNSPVFNEASYTMYIRENNGPGIKIGKVSAIDSDSEQNAKVTYSLLPAEVGGLLLLSYISINSENGNVYALRSMDYEQIREFQVTVRAADGGSPPLSSEVVVRVVIIDDNDNSPFILYPLQNSSSPANDLVPKSAEAGYLVTKVVTVDGDSGQNSWLSYRLLKATDPSLFTVGSQNGEIRTTRPLNERDSFKQKLLILTKDNGEPSLSTTATLNFLVVDGFSDAYMQIFEVPSEEEKESTLTTYLVIALAMISFIFLFSIVIFVIIKGCKRRNFSEKYNSACSNFYGANGFPGDLVGASGPGILSEPCHYEVCLTNGSSNSEFKFLRPISFLAQNSEIDKVRDNDFLNSSHAGSQIESVSQHRISACVD, encoded by the exons ATGGGGATAAGAAATAGTGAGAAAGGCCTGACAAGGCAGGTTCTGTCTCTGATCCTTTTTCTCCGTGTGCCGGAGGTGAGAACTGAAACGCTTCGGTATGCTGTGACTGAAGAAACAGGAAGCGGGTCTTTCGTGACGAATATTGCAAAGGATTTGGGGCTGAAAGCCGAGAAACTGTCCGCTCGGCAGGCCCGGATtatttctgaagggaaaaaacagtatTTTCAGCTCGACCGCAGCACCGGGGATTTGTTTATACAAGAAAAAATAGACCGAGAGGAGCTCTGCGGGCAGATCGATCCCTGCCTGGTGCATTTTGAGATATTGCTGCACAGTCCGCTACAGTCCTACCGAGCTGAGGTAAGCGTTTATTATATAAATGATCATTCTCCGGTGTTCTTGAATAATGAAATTATCCTAAAGATCTCGGAAAGTACTATACCTGGAAACCGGTTTTTACTGGAGAGTGCCCAGGATTTAGATGTTAGCAACCACAGTCTCCAGAATTACAGCATTAGCTCTAATGACTATTTTCAGATTTATACTCGGGATCGCAGTGACGGCAGAAAGTACGCAGAGCTGGTGCTGGATAAACCCCTGGACCGTGAGGAGAAGCCGGAGATCAGTTTCACACTCATAGCTATCGATGGTGGTTCCCCACCGCGGTCGGGTACAGCCCGAATTCGAGTTATGGTTCTGGATATAAACGACAATAATCCGGTATTTTCTCGTCTTCTTTATAAAGTCCAGATTTTGGAAAATACACCTGAAGATTATTTGTTAGCTACAGTCTCTGCTACCGATTTAGACGAAGGAATTAATGGGGAAATATCCTATTCCATTATTCAAAATTCAGAGGAAAATCGCCAAACTTTTAAGATAAATCCTATCACCGGGGAAATTCGACTCAAGCGGCCATTGGATTTTGAAGACAGAGAAAACTATGAGATAGACATACAGGGCATGGACGGCGGGGGTCTGTCTGCACACTGCAAAGTCCTGGTGGAATTGCTGGATATGAATGACAATGCTCCGGAGGTGACCATAACATCCCTCACCAGTCCTATCCCCGAAAACTCCCAGCAGGGGAGAGTGATGGCTCTATTCAGTGTCAGAGACCGGGACTCCGGCGATAATGGGAAAACTGTCTGCTCCATAGAGGACGAGCTGCCTTTTACTGTCAGAAAAGTATCAAAAAATTCCTACTCTCTGGTGACCGAAAGCGCACTGGATCGTGAGAGACTATCGGAGTACAACATAACAATCACTGCTCAGGATTTGGGATCTCCCAGTCTCGCTACTGCAGTGACAATCACCGA AATATCAGATATTAATGACAATTCTCCCGTGTTTAATGAAGCGTCATACACTATGTATATAAGAGAAAACAACGGGCCAGGGATAAAAATTGGCAAAGTCAGTGCTATTGATTCGGACTCAGAGCAGAATGCCAAAGTGACATATTCTCTATTGCCTGCTGAGGTAGGTGGCCTTCTGCTTCTCTCTTATATCTCCATAAACTCGGAAAATGGGAATGTGTACGCTCTGCGATCCATGGATTATGAACAGATAAGAGAGTTCCAGGTCACAGTGAGAGCTGCAGATGGCGGGTCCCCTCCACTAAGTTCTGAAGTCGTTGTCCGAGTTGTGATAATTGATGACAATGACAACTCCCCCTTCATTTTATACCCTCTGCAGAACAGCAGCTCTCCCGCTAATGACCTAGTTCCCAAGTCGGCGGAGGCGGGTTACCTGGTGACGAAGGTGGTAACTGTGGATGGAGATTCCGGTCAGAATTCTTGGCTTTCCTACCGGCTGCTGAAGGCCACAGACCCAAGTCTCTTCACTGTGGGTTCCCAAAATGGTGAAATAAGGACCACTAGGCCATTAAATGAACGAGACAGCTTCAAGCAGAAACTTCTTATCCTTACTAAAGATAACGGAGAACCATCCCTATCAACCACAGCGACGCTAAATTTTCTTGTGGTGGATGGATTTTCAGACGCGTATATGCAGATTTTTGAGGTACCCAGCGAAGAAGAGAAGGAAAGCACACTGACTACGTATTTAGTGATAGCGCTAGCTAtgatttcattcatttttttattttcgaTAGTAATATTTGTAATTATTAAGGGATGTAAAAGGCGAAATTTTAGTGAAAAATATAACTCGGCTTGTAGCAATTTTTATGGCGCTAACGGCTTCCCCGGTGATTTAGTAGGTGCCAGTGGACCCGGAATCCTATCCGAGCCTTGTCATTATGAAGTCTGTTTGACAAACGGATCGAGTAACAGCGAGTTTAAATTTCTCAGACCAATAAGTTTTCTTGCTCAGAATTCTGAAATAGACAAGGTCAGAGACAATGATTTTCTTAATAGTTCCCATGCGGGTAGTCAGATAGAATCAGTGAGTCAGCACAGAATATCTGCTTGTGttgattaa